A region of Dioscorea cayenensis subsp. rotundata cultivar TDr96_F1 chromosome 5, TDr96_F1_v2_PseudoChromosome.rev07_lg8_w22 25.fasta, whole genome shotgun sequence DNA encodes the following proteins:
- the LOC120261549 gene encoding 3-ketoacyl-CoA synthase 5-like produces the protein MATSAQPSLPEFSSSVKLKYVKLGYQYLVNNFITFLLIPVIATIILQLLKTGPEDLHALWKMTLQLELLHVISTLFLAIIACTIYFMSRPYPVYLIDYSCYKPPKTCRVPFATFMEHTHHISSFDEKSVQFQMRILERSGLGEETCLPPANHYIPPRATMEASRAEARLVMFSAIDDLLKKTGLKPKDIDILVVNCSLFSPTPSLSAMIINKYKLRSNIRSFNLSGMGCSAGLISVDLARDLLQAHPNSNALVISTEIITPNFYTGNQRSMLLPNCLFRMGAAALLLSNRSRDARRAKYRLLHTVRTHRGADDKAYHCVYEEEDKDGLSGISLSKDLMAIAGEALKSNITTMGPLVLPASEQLLFLFTLIGRKLINPKWKPYIPDFKQAFDHFCIHAGGRAVIDELQKNLHLSAEHVEASRMALHRFGNTSSSSLWYELSYIEAKGRMRRGDRVWQIGFGSGFKCNSAVWKCMRTVRTPTEGPWDDCIHRYPVHIPDVVKL, from the coding sequence atGGCAACCTCTGCACAGCCATCCTTACCAGAGTTCTCCTCCTCAGTCAAGCTTAAATACGTGAAACTCGGCTACCAATACCTCGTCAACAATTTCATCACCTTCTTACTCATCCCTGTAATCGCCACTATCATCTTACAGCTTCTCAAAACCGGGCCTGAAGATCTCCATGCTTTATGGAAAATGACTCTCCAGTTAGAACTCCTGCACGTCATCTCTACTCTTTTCTTAGCCATAATAGCATGCACCATATACTTCATGTCTCGTCCTTACCCTGTTTACCTTATTGATTACTCCTGCTACAAACCCCCTAAAACATGCCGTGTTCCTTTCGCCACTTTCATGGAACACACTCACCACATCTCTTCCTTTGATGAGAAGAGCGTCCAGTTCCAAATGCGCATTCTTGAACGCTCCGGCCTCGGTGAAGAGACTTGTTTACCTCCTGCCAATCACTATATTCCTCCCAGAGCAACCATGGAGGCTTCTCGCGCTGAAGCCCGCCTCGTCATGTTCTCCGCCATTGACGACCTTCTCAAGAAAACCGGTTTGAAACCTAAAGACATTGATATTTTGGTCGTCAACTGCAGTCTCTTTTCACCTACTCCCTCTCTTTCCGCCATGATCATCAATAAGTACAAACTCCGTAGTAATATTCGCAGCTTCAATCTCTCCGGCATGGGCTGCAGCGCCGGTTTGATCTCCGTCGACCTCGCCCGTGATCTCCTTCAAGCTCACCCTAACTCCAACGCTCTTGTTATCTCCACTGAGATCATTACTCCAAATTTCTATACCGGAAACCAGAGATCCATGCTCCTCCCCAACTGTTTGTTTCGCATGGGCGCTGCTGCCCTGCTCCTCTCTAACCGGAGCCGTGACGCTCGGCGAGCCAAGTACCGGCTTCTCCACACCGTCCGCACTCACCGCGGCGCTGACGACAAAGCCTACCACTGTGTCTACGAAGAAGAGGACAAAGATGGCCTCTCCGGCATCTCTCTCTCCAAAGACCTCATGGCCATCGCCGGCGAAGCTCTCAAGTCAAACATCACCACCATGGGACCCTTAGTCCTCCCAGCCTCCGAAcaactcctcttcctcttcactcTCATCGGGAGAAAACTCATCAACCCCAAATGGAAACCATACATCCCAGACTTCAAACAAGCATTCGATCACTTCTGTATTCACGCCGGCGGCCGTGCCGTAATAGACGAGCTACAAAAGAACCTGCATCTCTCGGCCGAGCACGTCGAAGCATCTCGCATGGCACTGCACCGGTTCGGCAACACGTCGAGCAGTTCACTCTGGTACGAACTTAGTTACATAGAAGCTAAAGGCAGGATGAGGCGTGGTGACCGGGTGTGGCAGATCGGGTTCGGCAGTGGATTCAAGTGCAACAGTGCGGTTTGGAAGTGCATGCGCACGGTCAGGACTCCGACCGAAGGGCCTTGGGATGACTGTATCCACCGTTACCCTGTCCACATTCCGGACGTTGTCAAGCTCTGA